The Methylocystis bryophila genome contains the following window.
GCTCTCGACCTGGCTGTCGACCTGCTTCAGCACGTCTTCGAGCCGCAACAGATTTTCGGAAGCCCCCTGCAGGCGCAGCTCCGCCTCGTGACGACGCGAGTGCAGGCCCGCAATGCCGGCCGCCTCCTCCAGCACGCGGCGGCGGGCCTGCGGTTTCGCCCCGATGATCTCGCCGATCTGCCCCTGGCGAACCAGCGCCGGCGATCGCGCGCCGGTCGAGGCGTCGGCAAAAAGCAGCTGCACGTCCTTGGCGCGCACCTCGCGGCCATTGACGCGATAGACCGAGCCCTGCTCGCGCTCGATACGGCGCGTGACCTCGAGCGTGTCCTCATCGTTGAAGGCGGCGGGCGCGCTCCGTTGGCTGTTGTCGAGGACGAGGCCGACCTCGGCGACATTGCGCGCCGGCCGGGAGCCGCCGCCGGCGAAGATCACGTCGTCCATGCCGGTGGCGCGCATGTTCTTGAACGAATTCTCGCCCATGACCCAACGCAGCGCTTCCACGAGATTGGACTTGCCGCAGCCGTTCGGCCCGACGACGCCCGTGAGGCCGGGCTCGATCAGGAACTCGGTGTGCTCGCAGAAGCTCTTGAACCCGAGCAGGCGCAGCCGCAGAAAGTGCATGACCCATGAGCGCCACAAAATAGGGGCGATTGCAAGGTTTTGGGGCCAATATGTTGTGGGTAGGAGCTCTTGCTGCCCGAGAAACAGTCAGTACGGGAGGCCTCGGGGCGACAGCGCGGCGGCGGCGGCCGTCATCGCGAGCGTAGTGGAGCCCTCCCGAACGCTGCCAATCGCCCGTCATCGCGAGCGAAGCGATCCCGCGGCCTCGCGCGCCTCCTGGCTTGCTTGGTCGCTCCGCGCCTCGCAGCGACGACTGCAGGAAGCCTCACCCGCCGCGCAGCGCCTTGAGGACTTTCAGCCCAGCGCGGCCGTCGGGCGTAAGGCCGAGCCGCTGCTGGACGTCGGCGATGGCTTCCTTCGTCTTCGTGCCGATCACGCCGTCCGGCTCGCCGAGCTGATAGCCGTTGCGAATGAGCAGCGTCTGCAGCTCCTTTCGCTCCTCGCGCGAGAGGCCGGGATCGTCCGTCGGCCAGGGCGTCTGGATGCCCGGCAGTCCCCGCAGCCGATCTGCAAGCACGCAGATCGCCAGCGCGTAGGATTCGGCCGCATTGTAAGAGAAGATAGCGTCGAAGTTCTTGGTCACGAGAAAGGCCGGGCCTTCACGGCCAGCCGGCAGCAGGAGCGCCGCGCGCGGGCCGCCGCCGAGCGGCGAGCCGTCGAGCCTGGTGATCCCGCGCGAGGCCCAGGCGGACATCGCCTGGCGATGCGTGCGGCCCGAAGGGCCCGCGTAATTCTGTGGCAGCTTCACCTCGAAGCCCCAGGGCAAATGATGCTCGAAACCGTTCTTGGCCAGATAATTCGCGGTGCTCCCGAAGGCGTCGGCGGGATCGCTCACGACGTTCTTTCTGCCGTCGCCGTCGAGATCGACCGCCTTCGAGAGAAAGGTCGTGGGCATGAATTGCGTATGCCCGAAGGCGCCGGCCCAGGAGCCGTAAAATTCCTCGGCCGCGACGTCGCCATTATCGACGATCTTCAGCGCAGCCATCAGCTCTTTTCTGAAGTAGTCGGCGCGGCGCGGCGCGGCGCAGGCGAGCGTGGCGAGCGACTGGATGACGGGGCGCTTGCCGAAGCCTTTGCCGAAATCCGACTCGACGCCCCAGACCGCGACGATATAGGGCGCGTCGACGCCAAAGCGGCTCTCCGCAGCATGCAGCCAATGCGCGTGCTTGTGCAAGAGCGCGCGGCCCTCCTCGACGCGGTCCTCGTCGACGAGGCCGGCCATGTAGTCCCAAATCGGCGTCGTGAATTCCGGCTGCTTGTCGGTGAAGCTCACGGCGTCATTGGGCTCGAGAGAGCCGAGCGCGCTCTGAATCGTCTCACGCGAGACTCCCGCCTCGGCCGCGCTCTGCCGGATCCCCGCAAGACAGGAGGCCCAGTCCGCCTGCGCCGGAGCGCAGAACGCAAGGAGCGCGGCGAGCGAAACGAGACACAGGTGATTCGCTTTCATGGGCCCGATGCTAGCCGCTTGCGTTCCTTACGCAAGCTTGGGCGCAAGCAGCTTCCCGCCCAGCCCAGCCTCCCTGTCATGTTGGATCCGCACTTTTGAAGGCGTTCAAGGCGACGGCAAGAACGACCGTGGCCGGCACCGCCAGCGCCACGCCCATAGAGCCAAAGAGCGTGCCGAAGGCGAGCATGCAGAAAAGCAGCACGGCAGGCGGCACGCTCAGCGACCGGCTCTGCAGGAAGGGCGTGATCAGATAGCCTTCGAGGAAGCTCGCGCCGCCGACGGCGAGCGCGGCCAGGGCGGCTGTCCCCAGCCCATGCGGGAGCGCGACGAGGGCCGTCACCACAATTGCGATGATCGACCCGAAATAGGGAATGAAGGCCAGAGCGCCGCTGATCGAGGCGAGAGCCAAGGCTGCCGGGACCCC
Protein-coding sequences here:
- a CDS encoding lytic murein transglycosylase, producing MKANHLCLVSLAALLAFCAPAQADWASCLAGIRQSAAEAGVSRETIQSALGSLEPNDAVSFTDKQPEFTTPIWDYMAGLVDEDRVEEGRALLHKHAHWLHAAESRFGVDAPYIVAVWGVESDFGKGFGKRPVIQSLATLACAAPRRADYFRKELMAALKIVDNGDVAAEEFYGSWAGAFGHTQFMPTTFLSKAVDLDGDGRKNVVSDPADAFGSTANYLAKNGFEHHLPWGFEVKLPQNYAGPSGRTHRQAMSAWASRGITRLDGSPLGGGPRAALLLPAGREGPAFLVTKNFDAIFSYNAAESYALAICVLADRLRGLPGIQTPWPTDDPGLSREERKELQTLLIRNGYQLGEPDGVIGTKTKEAIADVQQRLGLTPDGRAGLKVLKALRGG